In one window of Poriferisphaera corsica DNA:
- the nifJ gene encoding pyruvate:ferredoxin (flavodoxin) oxidoreductase encodes MSSRMMTLDGNEAVASVAHRLSEVAVIYPITPSSPMGEFVEEWAAKGKTNLWGTIPDVVEMQSEAGAIGAVHGALQAGSLTSTYTASQGLLLMIPNMYKIAGEMLPFVMHVAARTVATHALSIFGDHSDVMACRQTGFLMLSSNSVQEAHDFAAISHAATFKAHLPVLHYMDGFRTSHEVAKIELLTDDQLSKLMDADLIAKFRASSLTPDHPAIRGTAQNPDVFFQAREAANTYYDQAADIIQQTMDEFAAISGRQYKLYEYEGAEDAEEVIVAMGSGCETIAQTVAHLNAQGKKVGLLKVRCYRPFSAKYFIDALPKTVKSIAVLDRTKEPGATGEPLYLDVVTSLAEARAEGYSSFAAEPKVIGGRYGLSSKEFTPAMVKAVFENATADSSKNHFTVGILDDITKTSLTWDMDMSIETDDVFRAVFYGLGADGTVGANKNTIKIIGEETNNYAQGYFVYDSKKSGAMTTSHLRFGPDLIRAPYLINDADFVACHQFNFTEKVDVLELAKPNSIFLLNSPFPADEVFSKLPEELQNELIAKKIKLFAIDAEKVAQSTGMGRRINTIMQTCFFAISGILPKDEAIAKIKGAIEKTYAKKGMDIVEKNFKAVDGTIANLHEVKLPDAANSDFKRPPIVPAEAPDFVQKVTAEIMSGKGDLLPVSAFPVDGTWPMDTCQWEKRGIATEIPIWEEDTCIQCNKCALVCPHAAIRAKAVDEDSLAGAPDSFKSMDYKAKDLKGSKYVLQVSPDDCTGCNLCVMVCPSKSKTEPGKKAINMEARLDHHVAETANWDFFTKLPETPREKIVRIDAKGSQFFEPMFEFSGACAGCGETPYVKLVTQLYGDRMMVANATGCSSIYGGNLPTTPYTCNDAGRGPAWSNSLFEDNAEYGFGMRLAMDSQKEAAIGLVKSLESELGTALVQAVLADVNNKDEAAISEQRGRVETIKMQLANSTDPNAQRLITVADTLVHKSVWVFGGDGWAYDIGYGGLDHVLAQTRDINILVLDTEVYSNTGGQASKATPIGAAAKFAASGKLVSKKDLGLMAMSYGHVYVASIAIGAKDNQTIQAIREAEAYDGPSIIIAYSHCIAHGYDLKHGLDHQKLAVDSGIWPLYRFDPRNAGTGKSNLTLDNKIFKGSVTDYMAGQNRFRMVQKMYPEIYSDLVEIAEKQASRRVEVYKQLADVLTQAPEEIEEAAPTAEPVTK; translated from the coding sequence ATGTCTAGCCGAATGATGACTCTCGATGGTAACGAAGCGGTCGCTTCCGTTGCTCATCGACTCTCAGAAGTTGCTGTAATTTACCCCATCACCCCCTCATCTCCGATGGGCGAGTTCGTAGAAGAATGGGCCGCCAAGGGCAAAACCAACCTCTGGGGTACCATCCCCGATGTTGTTGAAATGCAATCAGAAGCCGGCGCCATCGGTGCCGTCCACGGTGCTTTGCAAGCTGGCTCTCTGACAAGCACGTACACTGCTTCGCAGGGCCTGCTTCTTATGATCCCCAACATGTACAAGATTGCCGGCGAAATGCTGCCATTCGTCATGCACGTTGCCGCTCGTACAGTTGCCACTCATGCACTCTCTATCTTCGGCGACCACTCCGACGTCATGGCTTGCCGCCAAACCGGCTTCCTCATGCTCTCTTCGAACTCTGTTCAAGAAGCACACGACTTCGCCGCCATCTCGCACGCTGCAACCTTTAAAGCACATCTCCCTGTCCTCCACTACATGGATGGCTTCCGCACTTCTCATGAAGTCGCGAAAATCGAACTTCTCACCGATGACCAGCTTTCCAAACTCATGGACGCTGATCTCATCGCTAAGTTCCGTGCGTCATCACTCACACCTGATCACCCCGCCATCCGCGGCACCGCTCAGAACCCGGACGTCTTCTTCCAAGCTCGTGAAGCTGCGAACACCTATTACGACCAGGCCGCTGACATCATTCAGCAGACCATGGACGAGTTCGCCGCCATCTCTGGCCGTCAATACAAGCTATACGAATACGAAGGTGCCGAAGACGCTGAAGAAGTCATCGTCGCCATGGGTTCTGGTTGCGAAACCATCGCACAGACCGTTGCCCATCTCAACGCTCAAGGCAAAAAAGTCGGCCTCCTCAAGGTCCGTTGCTACCGCCCATTCTCAGCCAAGTACTTCATCGATGCACTACCTAAAACCGTCAAGTCTATTGCGGTATTAGACCGAACCAAAGAGCCAGGCGCCACCGGCGAACCACTCTACCTCGACGTTGTCACCTCACTCGCAGAAGCACGAGCAGAAGGCTACTCATCCTTCGCTGCAGAGCCAAAAGTCATCGGCGGCCGTTACGGTCTTTCCTCCAAGGAATTCACCCCTGCCATGGTTAAGGCTGTCTTCGAAAACGCCACCGCAGACAGCTCCAAAAACCACTTCACCGTCGGCATCCTCGACGACATCACCAAGACCTCACTCACGTGGGATATGGACATGTCCATCGAAACCGACGATGTCTTCCGCGCCGTCTTCTACGGCCTCGGTGCGGACGGAACTGTTGGTGCAAATAAAAACACCATCAAGATCATCGGCGAGGAAACCAACAACTACGCCCAAGGCTACTTCGTCTACGACTCTAAGAAGTCCGGTGCGATGACCACATCCCACCTCCGCTTCGGCCCGGATCTCATCCGCGCTCCATACCTCATCAACGACGCAGACTTCGTCGCTTGCCACCAGTTCAACTTCACCGAAAAGGTTGATGTCCTCGAACTCGCCAAGCCAAATTCGATCTTCCTGCTCAACTCACCATTCCCCGCCGATGAAGTCTTCAGCAAACTCCCTGAAGAACTGCAAAACGAACTCATCGCCAAGAAAATCAAACTCTTCGCGATCGATGCCGAAAAGGTTGCCCAATCCACAGGCATGGGCCGCCGCATCAACACGATCATGCAGACCTGCTTCTTCGCCATCTCTGGCATCCTTCCCAAGGACGAAGCAATCGCAAAGATCAAGGGCGCTATCGAAAAAACATACGCCAAAAAGGGTATGGATATCGTCGAGAAAAACTTCAAGGCTGTCGATGGCACCATCGCCAACCTCCACGAAGTCAAGCTCCCAGACGCCGCAAACAGCGACTTCAAACGCCCACCAATCGTCCCAGCTGAAGCACCTGACTTCGTTCAGAAAGTCACCGCTGAAATCATGTCCGGTAAGGGCGACCTCCTCCCTGTCTCTGCTTTCCCTGTCGACGGCACATGGCCAATGGACACATGCCAATGGGAAAAACGCGGCATCGCCACCGAAATCCCAATCTGGGAAGAAGACACCTGCATCCAGTGCAACAAGTGTGCTCTCGTCTGCCCTCACGCCGCAATCCGCGCCAAAGCAGTCGACGAAGATTCACTTGCCGGCGCACCTGATTCCTTCAAATCCATGGACTACAAAGCCAAGGATCTCAAGGGTTCCAAATACGTCCTCCAAGTCTCACCTGACGACTGTACCGGATGTAATCTTTGCGTCATGGTCTGCCCATCCAAGAGCAAGACCGAGCCAGGCAAGAAAGCCATCAACATGGAAGCTCGCCTCGATCACCATGTCGCAGAAACCGCCAACTGGGACTTCTTCACCAAGCTCCCCGAAACGCCACGCGAAAAAATCGTTCGCATCGATGCCAAGGGTTCACAGTTCTTCGAACCAATGTTCGAGTTCTCCGGTGCTTGTGCAGGCTGCGGCGAAACGCCATACGTCAAGCTCGTCACACAGCTCTACGGCGACCGCATGATGGTCGCCAACGCAACAGGCTGCTCATCAATCTACGGCGGCAACCTCCCAACAACACCATACACCTGCAACGACGCAGGCCGTGGCCCAGCTTGGTCTAACTCACTGTTCGAAGACAACGCCGAATACGGCTTCGGTATGCGACTCGCCATGGATTCGCAAAAAGAAGCAGCCATCGGCCTCGTCAAATCACTCGAATCTGAACTCGGCACTGCCCTCGTCCAAGCCGTCCTCGCCGACGTCAACAACAAAGACGAAGCCGCCATCTCAGAACAGCGCGGCCGCGTCGAAACAATCAAGATGCAGCTCGCCAATTCCACCGATCCTAATGCACAGCGTCTAATCACTGTCGCAGACACACTCGTACACAAATCCGTATGGGTCTTCGGTGGCGACGGCTGGGCTTACGACATCGGTTACGGCGGACTTGACCACGTCCTCGCTCAAACGCGTGACATCAACATCCTCGTACTCGATACCGAAGTCTATTCCAACACCGGCGGCCAAGCCTCAAAGGCAACACCCATCGGTGCCGCAGCCAAGTTCGCCGCTTCCGGCAAGCTTGTCTCCAAGAAAGACCTCGGCCTCATGGCCATGTCATACGGTCACGTCTACGTTGCCTCAATCGCCATCGGCGCCAAAGACAACCAGACCATCCAGGCCATCCGCGAAGCTGAAGCATATGACGGCCCGTCCATCATCATTGCCTACTCACACTGCATCGCTCACGGCTACGACCTCAAGCACGGCCTCGATCACCAGAAACTCGCCGTTGATTCCGGCATCTGGCCTCTCTACCGCTTCGACCCACGTAACGCAGGCACTGGCAAGTCCAACCTCACACTCGACAACAAGATCTTCAAGGGTTCCGTCACCGACTACATGGCCGGCCAGAACCGCTTCCGAATGGTTCAGAAGATGTACCCAGAGATCTACTCAGATTTAGTCGAGATTGCAGAGAAACAAGCCTCACGCCGCGTCGAAGTCTACAAGCAACTCGCCGACGTCCTCACTCAAGCCCCAGAGGAAATCGAAGAAGCTGCACCAACCGCAGAGCCCGTTACCAAATAA